A stretch of DNA from Nocardioides sp. Arc9.136:
GGCTTCACCCTCGTCAAGGCCAACGGGCGGGTGAGCCTCTCGGGGATCGTCGGGGCCGCCGTTTCGGCCCCGCTCGCGGGGCTGGCCTCCCTCGCGGGCCCCGAGTGGAGCCTGCGCTACGCGTTCCTGCTCTTCGTCCTCGCCACCGTCTGCGCGATCCGCCTGCCGGCCGCCGTCGACTCCAGCGTCGGCGAGGAGGACATGGTGCTGCGCGGGTCGACCGGCGCCGAGCCGGGGCGCCGGACGCGCACCCGGATCCCCGCGGCGGTGGCGTTCGCGCTGCGGGCCAACTGCGGGCCGCGGTTCCTCTCCGGCTTCCTGCTGATGTTCATGGCGTTCCTGCTGCGCGAGAACCCACCCGAGACGTCGCTGTCCGCCGAGGTGATGATCGGCCTGGTCGTCGGCGCCGCCGGGCTCGGCAACACCGCCGGCGTCGCGGCCGCCTCCATGCTGCGGCGGATCAACCCCGCGCTCACCGTGGTGCTCGCGCTGGTCGCCGACCTGGTCGCGGTGCTGCTCGCCACGCTGTTCTACGGCGTCCTGTGGCTGGCCGTGCTGGGCCTGACCGCCGGGCTCGCGCAGTCGCTCGCGAAGTTCTGCCTCGACTCCACGATCCAGCGCGACATCCCCTCGCGGGTGCAGGCCAGCGCGTTCGCCCGCAGCGACACCACGCTGCAGGTGGCCTGGGTGGTCGGCGGGTTCATCGGCATCGCGCTGCCGCTGGAGCCCGCCCGGCTCGGGCTCGGCGTCGCGGTCGCGGTGCTCGGCGCGTGGACGGCGTACGTCCTGCTCGGCCGACGCTCGGCCGCGGCCCGCGCCGCGCACCCGTACGACGACCAGCCGGCGGACCAGCCGGCGCCCGGCGGTGTCGAGCACGCTCAGCCCGACCAGCCGACGCGGTCCCCCGTGGCGTACGACGACCTGCCCGACACCCAGCCGATGCCGCGGCTGCGCCGGGACGGGCCGACCTAGCCGGTCCGGCCGCTCAGAGCTCCAGCTCGTCGGCGAGCGCGCGGAGCAGCTTGGCGGTCGGGGCGGCGGTGCGGCTGTCGGGATGACGGCCGTGGCGGTAGGCCTCCCCCACGCCGTCGAGGAGGCGGATCAGGTCCTCGACGATCGGGGCCATCTCCTCGGGCCGGCGCCGACGGGCGGCCTGCTGCTGGCGCGAGACCGAGGCCGGCCGGTCGAGGATGCGGACCTTGAGGGCCTGGTCGCCGCGGCGGCCCTGGGCGATGCCGAACTCGACGCGGGTGCCCGGCTTGACCGTGGTGATGCCCTCGGGCAGGGCGTCGGCGTGGACGTAGACGTCCGGCCCGTCCTCCTGGGACAGGAAGCCGAAGCCCTTGCCGGCGTCGAACCACTTCACCTTGCCAGTGGGCACGGTCTGACCTCTTCTGCTCGCTGCGCGCCGGCGACCTGCCGGGCGACGGCACAGCCTACGAGGACGGCCAAGCCCCCGGCCACCGCCTTCCGGGTGCGATCGGGAGGGCGGCGTCAGGCCGCGCCGAGGTGCCCGTCGAGCCAGGCCGGGAACTCGCCGAGGCTGTCGAGGACGACGTGCGTGCCGGCCTCGAGCAGCTCCTCACGGGTGCAGCCGCCGGTCAGCACCGAGACGCTGAGCGCGTCGGCGGCGAGCGCCCCCTCGACGTCGTGGACGTGGTCGCCCACGTAGATCGAGGCGCCCTCGCGGCGCATGACCGCGGCCTTGCCCACGCCCCAGACCCAGCCCTCGAGGTGGTCGACCTCGAGGCCGAGGTGGTCCAGGTGCAGGCGCGCGTTCTCCGGGAACTTGCCGGTGACGACGATCGTGCGACCACCCCGGCGGCGGACGGCGTGCAGCGCCTCCTGCGCCCCGGGCAGCAGCGGTACCGAGGTGATGGCGTGGTCGGGGTAGAGCGCGCGGAACCGGTCGCCGGCCGCGGGGATGGCCTCGGCGGCCAGGTAGGGCTCGAACAGCAGGTCGAGCGGTGGTCCGAGGCGGGCCGTCATCTCCTCGACCGGGAAGTCCACGCCGAGCTCGGCACCCAGCGCCCGGAGCACCGAGCCGAAGCCCGGCGCGGTGTCGATCAGCGTCATGTCGAGGTCGAACCCGACCACCAGCCGGTCGTCGGTCGAGGCAGCAGCAGACACCCGGCGAGGGTAGTCGGGAGACCGCGAGGCGCACGATCCCGCCCACGAGGCGCGGGCGTGGGCCACAATGGAGGACTCCTGGGACGGAAGGGGCAGCAGTGAGGCAGACGACCGTGCGCGTACGACGCGTGCTCGCCGCCGCCCTGACGGCGCCCGCCCTGGTGCTGGCCGGCCTCGCCGGACCGGCCGCCCCGGCGACGGCGACGGCCGAGGACGTCGCGTTCGAGCCCGCCGGGCAGCGGATGCACCTGGTGACCCTGGCCGGGCCGGGTCTCGCCGGTCACCGCGGCGGGCTGCCCGCCCCCTGGTCGCGCGAGGCGCTGCTGCGCCAGCAGGACGCCCTCCTGGCGGCGGTGGACGCGCCGGCGCCGGCGTACCGCTGGACCACGGCGCTGAACGGCTTCGCGGTCCGGCTGGGACGGGCCCAGGTCGCTGCGCTGCGGGCCGACCCCGCCGTCGCCCTCGTCGAGCGCGACGAGGTGCGCCCGCTGGCGGGCCGGGCCGCGCGCGCGACCGCCCCGGCCGGCGGCGTCGCCCGCACGCGTGGAGGTGCCGGGGTGGTCATCGGCATGGTCGACTCCGGGCTGGCACCGGGGAGCCCGCTGTTCGCCGACGTGCCCCGCCTCGGCCGGGCACCCGAGCGGTTCGCCGGTGAGTGCGAGGCCGCCGCGGACTGGCCGAGCGAGCGGTGCAACCGCAAGGTCGTGGGCGCCCGCTGGTTCGTCCGTGGCTTCGGCGCGGACCGCCTGGCCGCAGGCGCCTCGCTGAGCCCGGTCGACGACGACGGCCACGGCACGCAGCTCGCCTCCATCGCGGCCGGCAACAGCGGCGTCACCGTGCGGGTCGGCGACCGGCGCATCGGCCGGTTCGGCGGCGTCGCTCCCCAGGCACGGCTGGCGGTCTACAAGGCCTGCTGGACCGCACCCGACCCGCGCGACGACGGCTGCGCGACCTCCGACCTCGTCACCGCGGTCGACCAGGCCGTCTCCGACGGCGTGGACGTGCTCAACGTCGCCGTCGGCGGCGGCGAGGGGTACGACGCGCTCGAGCGCGCGCTGCTCGGGGCGGCCGAGGCCGACGTCGCGGTCGTGGCCGCGGCCGGCAACGACGCCCGGAAGGCCTACGCCGGGCACCCGGGGCCGTGGGTCACCACGGTCGGTGCCGCCGCCGGGCCCCAGCGCCTGGGCCGGGTCGCGCTGGCCGGCGGGCCCACCCTGACCGGGGCCACCTCCTCGGCCGGTGCGGTCGGCCCGGCCCGGCTGGTCCGCGGCGCCGACGTCGCCGTGCCGGGCGCCGGCCGCGAGCGCGCCCGCGTGTGCGCACCGGGCAGCCTCGACGCCGCCGCGGTCGCCGGCCGGGTCGTGGTCTGCGACCGCGGCGGCTCGGTGGCGCGCGTGGAGAAGTCGCGGGCCGTCGAGCACGCCGACGGTCGTGGCATGGTGCTGACCAACGTCCGCCCCGGCTCCACCGACGCCGACTTCCACCACGTCCCGACCGTCCACCTGGACCGGCGCAACGGACGGGTCCTGGACCGCTGGCTCGCCGGGCACCCCGCCGGGCGGGCCACGCTGCGGGCGGTCGGCACCGCGCCCGCCCCCGACCGCGTCCTGGCCTGGTCGAGCGGCGGCGACCCGTCCGGTGACCTGGTCAAGCCCGACGTCGTCGCGCCCGGCAGCGGCGTGCTCTCCGCGGTCCCGGCCGCCGGCCGCGCGGCACCGTGGGACCTCGCGGCGGGCACGTCCGCCGCGACGGCGTACACCTCCGGCGCCGCGGCGCTGCTGCGCCAGCGGCACCCCACCTGGTCGGCGACCGCCGTGCGCTCGGCGCTGGCGACGACCGCCTCCCCCGTCGCCGGCGGGGTCCTGCGCACCGGCGCGGGCCGGCTGCGTCCCGAGCGCGCCGGTCGTCCGGGACTGGTCCACCTCGTCGCGCCGGGCGACTACCGCGCCTGGCTGGACAGCGAGCTCGACGGGGACCTCAACACGCCCTCCATCCTGCTGACCGGCAGGAGCACCGCGACCCGGACCGTCACCAACGTCACCGGCCGGGCGCGCTACTTCTCCTCCTGGGCGACGGGCTTCGCCGGCCGCGTGCGGGTGCGCCCGGCCGCCGTCCGGCTCGGCCCCGGGGAGAGCGCGACCTACACCGTGTCGGTGTCGGCCGGGCCCGACGACGGGTACGTCGTGTGGCGCGGCGGGTCGGGCACGACCACGCGGGTGCCCGTGGCCGTCACCGGCCGTCGCTGAGGCCCTCGGCCAGGGCGGTGAGCCGCGCCAGGGCGAGCGGGGCGTCCCGCGTGACCATGGGGCCGACGTCGCCGGCGCCGGGCCCGGTGACCGTGGTGGCGACCGTGACGACCGCCCCGTCGCCCTCCGCCCGCACGACGTGGTCGATCTCGATGACCAGCTCGCCCATGGTCAGCCGGTCCAGGTAACGCCTGCCCGGCTCGACGACCTCGAGGGTGAAGGGCGCCTCGACGCCGCCCGCGAGCGTCATCGTCCCGGCCGCACCCTCGCCGAACGTGCCCTCCAGGGCGACGGCCTCGACCGCCGGGTCCCAGGCGTGCCAGCTGCCGACATCGGCCCACAGCGTCCAGACGGCGCCAGGGCCGGCGGTGGTGGTCGTGGACTCCTCGTGCTCGAACGTCATGCCAGGCAACCTAGGGCAGGTCCCCGCCCGCGGGTCGT
This window harbors:
- a CDS encoding MFS transporter, which translates into the protein MTSDRPEPGPAADGAADGAAGASSSGRGAGAGSGLGTGLGTGARATARGVAAAGRATGRASRYLGRQATRAANAEGAGESGLARLIQMHFFNTAGDAAVAISLAGSLFFQVPSGEARGQVALFLGLTMLPFAVVAPLIGPFLDRFAHGRRWAIGATMALRAFLCWALATSVTGDSPWLFAAALGVLVSSKAYGVTRAAAVPRLLPAGFTLVKANGRVSLSGIVGAAVSAPLAGLASLAGPEWSLRYAFLLFVLATVCAIRLPAAVDSSVGEEDMVLRGSTGAEPGRRTRTRIPAAVAFALRANCGPRFLSGFLLMFMAFLLRENPPETSLSAEVMIGLVVGAAGLGNTAGVAAASMLRRINPALTVVLALVADLVAVLLATLFYGVLWLAVLGLTAGLAQSLAKFCLDSTIQRDIPSRVQASAFARSDTTLQVAWVVGGFIGIALPLEPARLGLGVAVAVLGAWTAYVLLGRRSAAARAAHPYDDQPADQPAPGGVEHAQPDQPTRSPVAYDDLPDTQPMPRLRRDGPT
- a CDS encoding cold-shock protein, with the translated sequence MPTGKVKWFDAGKGFGFLSQEDGPDVYVHADALPEGITTVKPGTRVEFGIAQGRRGDQALKVRILDRPASVSRQQQAARRRRPEEMAPIVEDLIRLLDGVGEAYRHGRHPDSRTAAPTAKLLRALADELEL
- a CDS encoding HAD family hydrolase, yielding MSAAASTDDRLVVGFDLDMTLIDTAPGFGSVLRALGAELGVDFPVEEMTARLGPPLDLLFEPYLAAEAIPAAGDRFRALYPDHAITSVPLLPGAQEALHAVRRRGGRTIVVTGKFPENARLHLDHLGLEVDHLEGWVWGVGKAAVMRREGASIYVGDHVHDVEGALAADALSVSVLTGGCTREELLEAGTHVVLDSLGEFPAWLDGHLGAA
- a CDS encoding S8 family serine peptidase; the protein is MRQTTVRVRRVLAAALTAPALVLAGLAGPAAPATATAEDVAFEPAGQRMHLVTLAGPGLAGHRGGLPAPWSREALLRQQDALLAAVDAPAPAYRWTTALNGFAVRLGRAQVAALRADPAVALVERDEVRPLAGRAARATAPAGGVARTRGGAGVVIGMVDSGLAPGSPLFADVPRLGRAPERFAGECEAAADWPSERCNRKVVGARWFVRGFGADRLAAGASLSPVDDDGHGTQLASIAAGNSGVTVRVGDRRIGRFGGVAPQARLAVYKACWTAPDPRDDGCATSDLVTAVDQAVSDGVDVLNVAVGGGEGYDALERALLGAAEADVAVVAAAGNDARKAYAGHPGPWVTTVGAAAGPQRLGRVALAGGPTLTGATSSAGAVGPARLVRGADVAVPGAGRERARVCAPGSLDAAAVAGRVVVCDRGGSVARVEKSRAVEHADGRGMVLTNVRPGSTDADFHHVPTVHLDRRNGRVLDRWLAGHPAGRATLRAVGTAPAPDRVLAWSSGGDPSGDLVKPDVVAPGSGVLSAVPAAGRAAPWDLAAGTSAATAYTSGAAALLRQRHPTWSATAVRSALATTASPVAGGVLRTGAGRLRPERAGRPGLVHLVAPGDYRAWLDSELDGDLNTPSILLTGRSTATRTVTNVTGRARYFSSWATGFAGRVRVRPAAVRLGPGESATYTVSVSAGPDDGYVVWRGGSGTTTRVPVAVTGRR
- a CDS encoding SRPBCC family protein — translated: MTFEHEESTTTTAGPGAVWTLWADVGSWHAWDPAVEAVALEGTFGEGAAGTMTLAGGVEAPFTLEVVEPGRRYLDRLTMGELVIEIDHVVRAEGDGAVVTVATTVTGPGAGDVGPMVTRDAPLALARLTALAEGLSDGR